One window of Paenibacillus sp. FSL K6-3182 genomic DNA carries:
- a CDS encoding sensor histidine kinase — MRVFLDKFKYHGLFIKMFTVTLVSIIAVSLLTSTVMIQMSEKLFMNTFSITNSKIISQIKANFESFNYSIVTASNNVLQNGSIKGFLTKPDKNAITSVGSYYEASMQMKRIQSNVAAYPVTITITGINGKSHSTDSYYWPSSLEKLRNSRLTENTLVAPKRLIYQLDMENMADSSAEDPIIVASRALMEKTSAKKYGIVYFAIKESEFKRFYSSFTSRGNDVVILDRSGLVVSSNRHELIGKQEDALLGYAKEIDEQKLDFKDVSVMGKSNLVLSQYLPVYDFYLVNLIDKQAVLSEMVDFKTVALICIAIVFSALIIVFLISRRLTKSLTMLARQMSRITANHFDNYINVTGSYEIKQLGNAYNYMLDELNDYIKQLIQTQKDQRNAELSALQMQINPHFLYNTLASVKILVQQGNKEKAAATINSLISLLQNTVSNISETISVAQELVNLKHYVFINHVRYGEQIVVNYFVSNDCYGYHLPKLIIQPFIENAFFHAFQERNDGHIYVLFSREDNALVIEVVDNGVGMKDYDHENQDNSSSSGSHFFSGIGIRNVQDRIVLLYGEEFGVEIVSDIGEGTRVKIRLPLKSA; from the coding sequence ATGAGAGTTTTTTTGGACAAATTTAAATATCACGGCCTATTTATAAAAATGTTTACGGTTACGCTTGTAAGCATCATTGCGGTATCGCTGCTAACCTCTACCGTCATGATACAAATGTCAGAGAAGCTGTTCATGAATACCTTCAGCATTACAAATTCCAAAATCATTAGTCAAATTAAAGCGAATTTTGAATCCTTCAACTATTCGATCGTCACCGCCTCCAATAATGTGCTGCAAAATGGTTCGATAAAAGGTTTCCTCACAAAGCCGGATAAAAACGCTATTACGTCGGTTGGCAGTTATTATGAGGCCAGTATGCAAATGAAACGGATTCAGTCCAATGTCGCTGCGTACCCCGTCACCATTACGATCACAGGGATAAATGGCAAAAGCCATTCGACAGACAGCTATTATTGGCCGAGCTCCTTGGAGAAGCTAAGAAACAGCCGCTTAACCGAGAATACGCTAGTCGCGCCAAAACGGTTAATCTATCAGTTGGATATGGAGAACATGGCAGACTCCTCTGCAGAAGATCCGATCATTGTTGCATCAAGGGCACTTATGGAAAAAACGAGTGCGAAAAAATACGGCATTGTTTATTTTGCAATAAAGGAAAGTGAATTTAAACGGTTCTATTCAAGCTTCACAAGCAGAGGCAATGATGTCGTTATATTAGATCGATCTGGTTTGGTCGTTTCGAGCAATCGTCATGAGCTTATAGGAAAACAAGAAGACGCTCTGCTCGGTTACGCCAAAGAAATTGACGAGCAAAAATTAGATTTTAAAGATGTAAGCGTGATGGGGAAAAGCAACTTGGTGCTCTCTCAATATCTGCCGGTTTATGATTTTTACCTCGTTAATTTAATCGATAAGCAAGCAGTGCTCAGCGAGATGGTTGATTTTAAGACTGTCGCGCTTATTTGCATTGCCATTGTTTTCAGTGCACTTATTATCGTATTTCTTATATCAAGAAGATTGACGAAATCGTTGACGATGCTCGCTAGACAAATGTCGCGTATTACGGCCAATCACTTCGATAATTATATTAACGTCACAGGCAGCTATGAGATTAAGCAGCTCGGAAATGCTTACAACTATATGTTGGATGAACTAAATGATTATATTAAGCAGCTGATTCAGACGCAGAAGGACCAGCGCAATGCAGAGCTTTCAGCGCTGCAAATGCAAATTAATCCTCATTTTCTTTATAACACGTTAGCATCCGTCAAAATATTAGTACAGCAGGGCAACAAGGAAAAAGCAGCAGCCACGATCAATTCACTTATTTCACTTTTGCAAAATACAGTAAGCAACATTAGCGAGACAATCAGTGTAGCCCAAGAGCTCGTTAATTTAAAACATTATGTTTTCATTAACCATGTTCGTTATGGCGAGCAAATTGTCGTCAATTATTTTGTTTCGAATGATTGTTATGGGTATCATTTACCGAAGCTCATCATCCAGCCATTTATTGAAAATGCTTTCTTTCACGCCTTCCAAGAGCGAAACGATGGACATATTTATGTGCTTTTCTCGCGCGAGGATAATGCATTAGTGATTGAAGTCGTCGACAATGGGGTTGGCATGAAGGATTATGACCATGAAAATCAGGACAACAGCTCGAGCAGCGGCAGCCATTTTTTCTCTGGAATTGGCATTCGAAACGTTCAAGACCGGATCGTATTGCTCTATGGAGAGGAATTTGGCGTTGAAATTGTAAGTGATATCGGTGAGGGAACACGGGTGAAAATTAGGCTTCCGCTCAAATCCGCCTAA
- a CDS encoding extracellular solute-binding protein — MKKLLAIMLASFVLLTACSSKENNVPNNGGKPAEGTKEITVWAWDKAFNIGAMERASEAYKAKNPDSTLKVNIVENAQADIIQKLNAGLNAGTTKSLPTIVLIEDYRAQSFLQAYPEAFFELTDFIKPGDFADYKIGPTSLDGKQYGVPFDTGAAGLYVRKDYLEEAGYKLADLQDIDWKKFIEIGKAVKAKTGKALLTQDPNDLGLIRMMIQSAGSWYLKEDGTTPNLAGNEALKEAFETYKEIMNADIVKVISDWSQFVGGFNSGDVATIPTGNWITASVKAEASQSGKWAVVPFPKLTNNPNSVNASNLGGSSWYVMNVDGKEAAAEFLKQTFGSDVDLYQKLVTEIGAIGTLKAAAAGDAYKQADEFFGGQKVIEDFAKWTEKIPKVNYGMHTYAIEDILVVEMQNFLGGKTIDKVLSDAQAQAETQVK; from the coding sequence TTGAAAAAACTACTTGCAATTATGTTGGCCAGCTTCGTACTGCTGACCGCATGTTCTAGTAAAGAAAACAATGTTCCTAACAATGGCGGTAAACCTGCTGAGGGGACGAAGGAAATTACAGTATGGGCGTGGGATAAAGCTTTTAACATCGGTGCTATGGAACGCGCAAGCGAAGCCTACAAAGCAAAAAATCCGGATTCCACTTTAAAAGTAAACATCGTTGAAAATGCACAAGCGGATATTATTCAAAAATTGAATGCTGGTTTGAACGCAGGTACTACAAAAAGCTTGCCAACCATCGTATTGATTGAAGATTACCGTGCACAAAGCTTCTTGCAAGCTTACCCAGAAGCATTTTTCGAATTAACAGATTTCATTAAGCCAGGCGACTTTGCCGATTACAAAATCGGGCCAACTAGCCTAGATGGCAAGCAATACGGCGTACCATTTGATACGGGCGCTGCAGGCTTGTACGTAAGAAAAGATTACTTAGAAGAAGCAGGCTATAAGCTAGCTGACCTTCAAGATATTGACTGGAAGAAGTTTATCGAGATCGGTAAAGCTGTGAAAGCCAAAACAGGCAAAGCACTTCTTACACAAGATCCGAATGACCTTGGACTCATTCGCATGATGATCCAATCTGCTGGCTCATGGTACTTGAAGGAAGACGGTACTACACCTAACTTAGCAGGCAACGAAGCGCTTAAAGAAGCTTTTGAAACATACAAAGAAATTATGAACGCTGACATCGTGAAGGTTATTTCTGACTGGAGCCAATTTGTTGGTGGATTCAACAGCGGTGATGTAGCAACGATCCCTACCGGCAACTGGATTACAGCTTCCGTTAAGGCTGAAGCATCCCAGTCCGGCAAATGGGCAGTCGTGCCATTCCCTAAACTAACGAACAATCCGAATTCCGTAAATGCTTCTAACCTTGGCGGCAGCTCATGGTATGTCATGAACGTTGACGGCAAAGAAGCAGCGGCAGAATTTTTGAAACAAACATTTGGTTCGGATGTAGATCTTTATCAGAAGCTTGTAACAGAGATTGGCGCAATCGGTACGCTTAAAGCAGCAGCTGCTGGCGATGCTTACAAGCAAGCGGATGAATTTTTCGGCGGACAAAAGGTCATTGAAGATTTCGCTAAATGGACAGAAAAAATTCCAAAAGTGAACTACGGCATGCACACGTACGCGATTGAAGATATTCTCGTTGTAGAAATGCAAAATTTCTTAGGCGGCAAAACAATCGATAAAGTGTTAAGCGATGCTCAAGCACAAGCAGAAACGCAAGTTAAATAA
- a CDS encoding sugar ABC transporter permease has translation MKAARPGVSIRTRANLTGWMFVILAVIMIAAFYFYPMIQALILSFKSGKGMNLSFTGFDNYVRLFSDKTFLTAVKNTFIYLIIQVPVMIVLAMFISVLLNDSKLKFKGFFRTAIFLPAVTSLVAYSVIFKYLFATDGLVNKMLTNLHLVSTPIQWITDPFWAKITVIIAITWRWTGYNMIFYLSALQNIDHSIYEAAKIDGASSTRQFFGITVPLLKPIILFTSITSTIGTLQLFDEVVNITKGGPGNASMSISQYIYNLSFKYSSDFGYAATVSYSIVIMIIILAFVQFKAAGDKNG, from the coding sequence GTGAAAGCAGCGAGGCCTGGCGTGAGTATTCGCACGAGAGCCAACTTAACTGGATGGATGTTCGTTATTCTAGCCGTCATTATGATTGCGGCGTTCTATTTCTATCCGATGATTCAAGCGCTCATTTTATCATTTAAGTCCGGTAAAGGTATGAATCTATCATTTACAGGATTTGATAACTACGTTCGGCTATTCAGCGATAAAACGTTTTTGACTGCCGTTAAAAACACTTTTATTTATTTGATCATCCAAGTACCCGTTATGATTGTTTTGGCTATGTTTATTTCTGTATTACTAAATGACAGCAAGCTGAAATTTAAAGGATTTTTCCGTACGGCAATCTTTTTACCAGCCGTTACCTCACTCGTTGCTTATTCCGTTATTTTTAAATACTTGTTTGCTACAGACGGATTGGTCAATAAAATGCTGACTAATCTCCATTTGGTCTCGACACCGATTCAATGGATCACAGACCCTTTCTGGGCGAAAATAACAGTTATCATTGCAATCACATGGCGCTGGACTGGCTATAATATGATTTTCTACTTGTCCGCGCTTCAAAATATTGATCACTCGATTTATGAGGCAGCAAAAATTGATGGCGCCTCCTCTACGAGACAGTTTTTTGGCATTACGGTGCCATTGCTTAAACCGATCATATTGTTTACTTCCATTACTTCAACGATCGGAACCTTGCAGCTGTTTGATGAAGTTGTCAATATTACGAAGGGTGGACCAGGCAATGCGTCGATGTCCATTTCGCAATATATTTACAATTTGTCATTCAAGTATTCGTCCGATTTCGGCTATGCTGCAACCGTATCGTATTCCATCGTCATCATGATCATCATATTGGCATTTGTACAGTTTAAAGCGGCAGGTGATAAAAATGGATAA
- a CDS encoding carbohydrate ABC transporter permease, which produces MDKLKRIFVYIFLSVAAFVSIFPFLWMIISATNKSADVTKGRLLPGSQLFENLSQLFETVDIVPALLNSAKISVTTTILAMVIASLAGYGFEIYKSKAKDVVFNILLLSMMIPFAAIMVPLYQMFAGISQAVPFLGIDTLSGVVLPTFTTAFLIFFFRQNTKMFPRELLEAGRIDGLNEISLFFRIFMPTMKTTYAAAGIITFMSSWNNYLWPLIVLQSPEKKTIPMLISNLGSSYSPDYGIIMTAIVISTIPTALVFFLMQKHFVAGMTGSVK; this is translated from the coding sequence ATGGATAAATTAAAACGCATCTTTGTTTATATTTTTCTAAGTGTCGCTGCGTTCGTGTCCATCTTTCCATTTCTTTGGATGATTATCAGCGCTACGAATAAGTCGGCTGACGTAACGAAAGGAAGATTGCTTCCCGGCAGCCAGCTGTTTGAAAATTTAAGTCAGTTATTTGAGACGGTAGATATTGTTCCAGCATTGTTGAACTCGGCAAAAATATCGGTCACAACAACCATATTGGCCATGGTTATTGCCTCACTCGCTGGTTATGGCTTTGAGATTTATAAGAGCAAAGCAAAGGATGTTGTATTTAACATCCTGCTGTTATCCATGATGATTCCTTTTGCGGCTATCATGGTGCCGTTGTATCAAATGTTTGCAGGAATATCGCAAGCTGTACCCTTTCTCGGCATAGACACGTTGTCTGGTGTAGTCCTTCCGACCTTTACTACAGCGTTTCTTATTTTCTTCTTCCGTCAGAACACGAAGATGTTTCCGCGGGAGCTGCTGGAGGCGGGCCGAATTGATGGGCTTAACGAAATCAGTCTTTTCTTCCGTATCTTCATGCCTACAATGAAAACGACCTATGCAGCGGCAGGAATTATTACGTTCATGTCGAGCTGGAACAACTACTTATGGCCGCTCATTGTGTTGCAATCGCCGGAGAAGAAAACAATTCCGATGCTCATATCCAATCTAGGATCGAGCTATTCACCGGATTACGGCATTATTATGACAGCGATCGTTATATCCACGATTCCAACTGCGCTAGTGTTCTTCCTAATGCAGAAGCATTTCGTAGCAGGGATGACGGGTTCAGTAAAATAA
- a CDS encoding glycoside hydrolase family 2 TIM barrel-domain containing protein produces the protein MNEMKPTINWLTDLSVFAVNRLPAHSDHRYYESIEEAAADDQMALRYDLNGSWKFSYAVKPEDRPERFYQLDYVCDSWGDINVPGHIQMQGYGKPQYVNTMYPWDGHHDIRPPAIPEDHNPVGSYVKYFKVPVNMQQKPVYISFQGVESAFYVWLNGKFVGYSEDSFTPAEFDLSPYLVDGENKLAVEVYQRSTGSWLEDQDFWRFSGIFRDVYLYSVPSIHVRDLFVHADLNDDYTNGSIQADMKLEGQQPSRIRMELKDADGLTVATVSSDSVEGSSLTLSLDAGAVIPWSAEKPYLYMLYITAYDQAGILIEAIPQRVGFRKFEMINKIMHLNGKRIVFKGVNRHEFNSRKGRAISKDDMLWDIATLKRNNLNAVRTSHYPNQSLWYELCDIYGVYVIDEMNLETHGSWQKMGAVEPSWNIPENKPKWQPIVMDRAISMVERDKNHPSILIWSVGNEAYAGEVLLNVSNYFRETDPSRLVHYEGVFHNRKYNDTSDMESRMYAKPADIEAYLNDDPQKPYISCEYMHAMGNSVGGMHKYTELEQKYPMYQGGFIWDYIDQVIVKKDRYGKEFLAYGGDFDDRATDYNFCTNGIVYADRKESPKMQEVKFLYQNLKLIPDRHGVTIKNENLFEGTDAYDLVVCLHLEGKEIFRSTLLVDVAAQSESYVKLELPEAAEQGEYVLLAALTLKEDHLWAQAGYEISFGQFVFVVENRVEAVLPEGSLRVVEGDVNIGMHGRDFSIMFSKQAGTLTSVNYAGREMIAIPPAPLFWRATTDNDKGFSLGFDSGVWFAASLTRKCTQVELTEQSGSATVTFQYKLIISSEVLVTVAYTVYADGSLNVKSRYNGAEGLPKLPIFALSFKVPADYSHLDWYAMGPEENYIDRAFGAKLCEFSNNAADNVSGYVVPQESGNRTGVRRVNITNDYGRGIRISAPAAQPVECNISPYTAFELESASHHYELPNVHYTVVTVAGRQMGVGGDDSWGAPVHDEYLIPANQELAFEFNIHRV, from the coding sequence ATGAATGAAATGAAACCGACGATAAATTGGCTTACCGATTTAAGCGTATTTGCTGTGAACCGGCTGCCAGCACATTCTGATCATCGTTATTACGAATCAATAGAGGAAGCAGCCGCTGATGACCAAATGGCACTTCGCTATGATCTAAACGGAAGCTGGAAATTCAGCTATGCAGTGAAACCGGAGGATCGTCCAGAGCGATTCTACCAATTGGATTATGTTTGCGATAGCTGGGGAGATATAAACGTGCCGGGACATATCCAAATGCAGGGTTACGGCAAACCGCAATATGTAAACACGATGTATCCTTGGGACGGTCATCATGATATTCGTCCGCCAGCTATTCCGGAGGATCATAACCCTGTCGGCAGCTACGTTAAATATTTTAAGGTACCAGTTAATATGCAGCAAAAACCAGTCTACATTTCGTTTCAAGGTGTAGAGTCAGCGTTTTATGTATGGTTGAACGGTAAATTTGTTGGATACAGCGAGGACAGCTTTACGCCAGCGGAGTTTGATTTATCGCCTTATTTGGTGGATGGCGAAAACAAGCTTGCGGTTGAAGTTTATCAGCGCAGTACAGGCAGCTGGCTGGAAGATCAGGACTTCTGGCGTTTCTCAGGCATTTTCCGTGATGTTTATTTGTATTCCGTTCCAAGTATCCACGTCCGTGATCTATTTGTTCATGCAGATTTAAATGATGACTATACTAATGGCAGTATTCAAGCAGATATGAAACTCGAAGGGCAGCAGCCATCGAGAATAAGGATGGAACTAAAGGATGCAGACGGTTTAACTGTTGCGACGGTTTCCTCTGATTCGGTCGAAGGTTCATCCTTAACCCTTTCATTGGATGCAGGTGCAGTGATCCCTTGGAGTGCAGAAAAGCCTTATTTGTATATGCTTTATATTACCGCTTATGATCAAGCAGGTATTCTCATTGAAGCGATTCCTCAGAGAGTTGGCTTCCGCAAATTTGAAATGATCAATAAAATCATGCATCTAAACGGCAAGCGTATCGTATTTAAGGGCGTTAACCGCCATGAATTCAATAGCCGCAAGGGAAGAGCGATTTCGAAGGATGATATGCTTTGGGATATTGCTACGCTCAAGCGCAACAATCTGAATGCGGTGAGAACCTCTCATTATCCGAATCAATCGTTATGGTATGAGCTATGTGATATATATGGCGTATATGTCATCGATGAGATGAATTTGGAGACGCATGGCTCGTGGCAGAAAATGGGCGCAGTTGAGCCTTCGTGGAACATCCCGGAAAACAAGCCGAAATGGCAGCCTATCGTGATGGACCGTGCGATTTCCATGGTTGAACGCGATAAGAACCATCCATCTATTCTGATTTGGTCAGTGGGCAATGAAGCTTATGCAGGCGAGGTGCTCTTGAACGTATCGAATTATTTCCGCGAGACGGACCCTAGCCGTTTAGTTCATTATGAAGGTGTATTCCATAACCGCAAATATAACGACACAAGCGACATGGAGAGCCGGATGTATGCTAAGCCCGCTGATATCGAAGCGTATTTGAACGATGACCCGCAAAAGCCATATATTAGCTGTGAATATATGCATGCCATGGGCAACTCAGTAGGCGGCATGCATAAATACACGGAGCTTGAACAAAAGTATCCAATGTATCAAGGCGGCTTCATTTGGGACTATATTGACCAGGTCATCGTGAAGAAGGACCGCTATGGTAAAGAGTTTCTTGCTTACGGTGGAGACTTCGATGATCGCGCGACGGATTATAACTTCTGTACGAATGGTATTGTTTATGCAGATCGCAAGGAATCACCGAAGATGCAGGAAGTAAAATTTCTTTATCAGAACTTGAAGCTTATTCCTGATCGCCATGGCGTGACGATTAAGAATGAGAATTTGTTCGAGGGTACGGATGCATATGATTTAGTTGTTTGCCTCCATCTTGAAGGAAAAGAAATATTCCGCAGTACATTATTAGTTGATGTGGCTGCACAAAGCGAATCATATGTGAAGCTAGAGCTTCCTGAGGCAGCGGAGCAAGGGGAATACGTACTGCTTGCTGCGCTCACATTGAAAGAAGATCATTTATGGGCACAAGCAGGCTATGAGATATCCTTCGGACAATTTGTGTTTGTAGTGGAAAATCGTGTGGAAGCCGTGCTTCCGGAAGGTTCGCTTCGAGTTGTCGAAGGTGATGTTAACATTGGCATGCATGGTCGCGACTTCAGCATCATGTTCTCGAAGCAGGCAGGCACGCTCACATCGGTCAATTATGCGGGCAGAGAGATGATTGCTATTCCACCGGCGCCATTATTCTGGCGTGCAACAACGGATAATGATAAAGGCTTCTCGCTTGGCTTCGATTCCGGCGTATGGTTTGCGGCAAGCCTGACACGAAAATGCACTCAAGTTGAACTTACCGAGCAGTCTGGAAGTGCAACCGTTACCTTCCAGTACAAGCTGATTATTAGCTCGGAAGTGCTTGTCACCGTAGCTTACACCGTTTACGCAGACGGTAGCTTGAACGTCAAATCCCGCTACAATGGAGCGGAAGGGCTGCCGAAGCTGCCAATATTCGCATTATCATTCAAGGTTCCCGCAGATTATAGCCATTTGGATTGGTATGCCATGGGGCCGGAAGAGAACTACATTGACCGGGCATTTGGTGCTAAGCTTTGTGAGTTCAGCAACAATGCCGCAGACAATGTATCCGGCTATGTCGTGCCGCAAGAATCAGGTAATCGCACGGGCGTTCGCCGTGTAAATATTACGAATGATTACGGTCGCGGCATTCGAATTTCGGCACCTGCAGCGCAGCCGGTAGAATGCAATATTTCGCCTTATACAGCATTTGAGCTTGAAAGTGCCAGCCATCATTACGAGCTGCCGAACGTGCATTATACGGTAGTTACCGTAGCCGGCAGACAAATGGGTGTTGGCGGTGACGACAGCTGGGGTGCGCCAGTCCATGACGAATATCTCATTCCAGCAAATCAAGAGCTGGCGTTTGAATTCAATATTCATCGCGTATAA
- a CDS encoding helix-turn-helix domain-containing protein: MQVDKLSPYIRVAMDSVLEPTWKMDERVIWDYELLYLMEGQMLVTVEDVVYHGRAGDCFFFKPGQKHAIHNIGGTRVRQPHVHFDLYVLPDSQEVGVSFKQLHQMNTKEKGWFRNNELSASPFLMPTHFRLGDPFPLEQSLFELIREFETKPPFYEIRIKGCLLAILSLIMREQYWGSKTKSDGQLGLLTDIRSYIEHNVHRCIKLDELSERFHISKFHLIHLFKNLFQQTPIQYHQQIRIEKAKMMIQFTYLPMQDIAEQLGYSNIHAFSRAFKGSEGCSPSKYRQEK, from the coding sequence ATGCAGGTCGATAAACTGTCCCCCTATATTCGGGTGGCTATGGACAGTGTGCTGGAGCCAACGTGGAAGATGGATGAGCGGGTTATTTGGGATTATGAGCTGCTATACCTCATGGAGGGTCAAATGCTCGTAACCGTGGAGGATGTTGTCTATCACGGAAGGGCTGGAGACTGCTTCTTCTTTAAGCCCGGGCAAAAACACGCTATTCACAATATTGGCGGAACGAGAGTTCGCCAGCCCCATGTTCATTTTGATCTGTATGTTCTGCCTGACAGCCAAGAAGTTGGCGTTTCCTTTAAACAGCTCCATCAGATGAATACGAAGGAGAAGGGCTGGTTTCGTAATAATGAGCTATCCGCATCACCATTTCTTATGCCTACTCATTTTCGCCTTGGAGACCCATTTCCTTTGGAACAATCGCTCTTCGAATTGATTCGCGAATTCGAAACGAAACCTCCCTTTTATGAGATCCGTATTAAAGGCTGTTTGCTGGCGATTCTGTCCCTCATAATGAGAGAGCAGTATTGGGGCAGCAAAACGAAAAGTGATGGACAGCTGGGGCTGCTTACGGATATTCGTTCATACATCGAGCATAACGTGCACCGCTGCATCAAGCTGGATGAGCTGTCTGAGCGATTCCATATAAGCAAATTCCATTTGATTCATTTGTTCAAAAACCTGTTTCAGCAAACACCGATTCAATATCATCAGCAGATCCGTATCGAAAAAGCTAAAATGATGATTCAGTTTACTTATTTGCCGATGCAGGATATCGCTGAGCAGCTTGGCTATTCGAACATTCATGCTTTCAGCCGCGCATTCAAAGGGAGTGAAGGCTGCAGTCCTTCCAAGTACCGGCAGGAAAAATAA
- a CDS encoding glycoside hydrolase family 172 protein, which translates to MLQQHGLGFGLSSAPLVTNARTRSISAENVNGEKGQGGKEASNLGIGRKGRPAITLGQGEEVTLAHIQGTGVIQHFWITVADKTGRGHTAQYVLRDLILRMYWDDETSPSVDVPLGDFFCNGFGVRTNVHSLPIAVVPTGGMNCYIPMPFRKSAKITIVNQHAANIDGFFYTFNYSLVDELPENAAYFHAQWRREKVTEIGKDYTILDNVKGAGQYIGTYLAWAALERNWWGEGEIKFYMDGDQDWPTICGTGTEDYVGGAWCFSNTRTNEPESYSTAYLGYKFYKETTEVDPWYGHNVPMHGMYRWHLPDPIRFENDLRVTIQQIGHDHTKLFERSDDISSVAYWYQMEPHAPFPQLPPANERWPR; encoded by the coding sequence ATGCTGCAGCAGCACGGACTAGGATTTGGTTTATCCTCCGCTCCGCTCGTCACAAATGCGCGTACCCGATCCATTTCAGCAGAAAATGTGAATGGTGAGAAGGGGCAAGGCGGTAAAGAAGCGAGCAACTTGGGCATTGGAAGAAAAGGCAGGCCTGCCATAACACTGGGTCAAGGTGAAGAAGTGACGCTTGCCCATATTCAAGGGACGGGAGTAATTCAGCATTTCTGGATTACTGTCGCGGACAAAACAGGCAGAGGGCATACGGCACAATACGTGCTTCGTGATCTTATTCTGCGCATGTACTGGGATGATGAGACGAGCCCATCGGTGGACGTTCCGCTCGGTGATTTTTTCTGCAATGGCTTCGGTGTGCGAACCAACGTTCATTCACTGCCGATTGCTGTCGTTCCGACGGGCGGCATGAACTGTTATATTCCAATGCCGTTCCGGAAATCGGCGAAAATCACGATTGTAAATCAGCATGCCGCTAACATAGATGGTTTTTTCTATACGTTTAATTATTCGCTCGTTGATGAGCTGCCAGAGAATGCAGCGTATTTTCACGCGCAGTGGCGCCGTGAGAAAGTGACGGAAATAGGCAAAGACTATACGATTCTGGATAATGTCAAAGGTGCAGGACAATATATCGGCACATACCTTGCATGGGCCGCACTCGAGCGGAACTGGTGGGGAGAAGGTGAGATCAAATTTTATATGGATGGCGATCAAGATTGGCCGACGATTTGTGGAACGGGCACGGAGGATTATGTGGGAGGCGCATGGTGTTTCAGCAATACACGGACAAATGAACCCGAATCGTATTCCACGGCGTATTTAGGCTATAAGTTTTACAAGGAAACGACGGAGGTCGACCCTTGGTATGGTCATAATGTACCCATGCACGGCATGTACCGCTGGCATCTGCCCGATCCGATTCGATTTGAAAATGATCTGCGTGTGACGATTCAGCAAATCGGTCACGACCATACGAAGCTGTTTGAACGCTCCGACGACATCTCATCCGTAGCCTATTGGTATCAGATGGAGCCGCATGCCCCATTTCCTCAATTGCCCCCGGCTAATGAGCGATGGCCGAGGTAA
- a CDS encoding Dabb family protein: MYEHLVSFKFKEKLSSTKEQELLSALYSLQTEVPGIIELTAGCNVTTETDNIQGYTLGLRVTFKDQQSLLDYGPHPAHQHFVGLLDGLLDNVIVVDYPILNKPIN, encoded by the coding sequence ATGTACGAGCATCTCGTATCATTTAAGTTTAAAGAGAAGCTTTCTAGCACCAAAGAACAAGAGCTGCTGAGCGCTCTTTATTCCTTGCAAACAGAAGTTCCAGGCATCATTGAATTGACTGCAGGCTGTAATGTAACGACAGAAACGGATAATATTCAAGGTTACACACTGGGCTTGCGAGTTACCTTTAAGGATCAGCAGTCTTTGCTCGACTACGGTCCGCATCCTGCACATCAGCATTTTGTAGGTTTGCTGGACGGGCTGCTTGATAACGTAATCGTTGTTGATTATCCTATCTTGAATAAACCGATCAACTAG
- the nikR gene encoding nickel-responsive transcriptional regulator NikR, protein MAEKEELVRFGVSFPAPLIDQFDRYTDELGYHNRSEAIRDLVRRALLEPTRMNGQEHVAGTIVLVYDHHVSDLPVVLMEVQHRFHHDIISNMHVHLNHDQCLEVIVVRGQLSRLRSLHQQIQAQKGVIYAELSVTYADKHDSAKEHTHT, encoded by the coding sequence ATGGCTGAAAAGGAAGAGCTGGTTCGGTTTGGCGTGTCCTTTCCGGCACCGCTGATTGATCAATTTGATCGATATACAGACGAACTTGGTTATCATAATCGATCGGAAGCCATTCGTGATTTGGTTAGGCGAGCCTTGCTTGAGCCAACTCGAATGAACGGTCAGGAGCATGTTGCAGGTACGATTGTTCTCGTATATGATCACCATGTCAGTGATTTACCCGTTGTTCTGATGGAGGTGCAGCATCGCTTTCATCATGATATTATTTCCAACATGCATGTCCACTTAAATCATGATCAATGCTTGGAGGTCATCGTCGTGAGAGGACAGCTGTCGCGCCTGCGGTCGCTGCATCAGCAGATTCAAGCACAGAAGGGCGTCATTTATGCCGAGCTCTCCGTTACTTATGCGGATAAACATGATTCTGCCAAAGAGCATACTCATACTTGA